A stretch of the Macrobrachium nipponense isolate FS-2020 chromosome 23, ASM1510439v2, whole genome shotgun sequence genome encodes the following:
- the LOC135197278 gene encoding protein transport protein Sec31A-like: MPLLAAQGTLNTAVSYLNSATQGEMVELRERLYRALGYATGAAQQQQQQHARKPSTSSLSARRSSTPYQQQQREGWGATSPMYGGPPLAPHPSMRTSHPPPVQVYCI, translated from the exons ATGCCTCTCCTTGCTGCTCAGGGAACTCTTAACACGGCAGTCTCCTATTTGAACTCCGCAACACag gGTGAAATGGTTGAACTTCGTGAACGTCTTTACAGAGCTCTTGGATATGCTACTGGTGCTgcacagcaacagcaacagcaacatgCTCGTAAACCCAGTACTTCATCACTGAGTGCTAGGCGATCATCAACTCCCTATCAGCAACAGCAG CGTGAAGGTTGGGGTGCCACCAGTCCCATGTATGGTGGTCCACCTTTGGCGCCCCACCCCAGTATGAGAACATCTCATCCACCACCAGTGCAGGTATACTGTATTTGA